The genome window TGCGATTCTGGCATTTGCAGAACTGGCCAGGACAAGGGACGATGTATCATTGTTGATCGTCGGCGAATCATCATGGCAGGCGCAAAAGCAAAAAAAGAAAAAACGGCTCAGACGTTTTTTTAGCCGGCACTTACGTGCATTATTTGTTAGTAAAAGAGAAGATGAGACCAATTACCAGCCCTTGGATATGATCGACCAATTGGGGATCCGGGATTGTGTTACAGTGGTTAATGAGTTTATTCCCAATGAAGAAGTATATAAATATTACCAGGTGAGTGACGCCATAGCTTTATTCTATGAAACAGCTACATCCTCAGGAGTGGAATCTATTGCATATAATTTCAAATTACCTATTGTCGCAACACGGGTAGGGCATTTCCCGGAAACGGTAAAGGAAGGTGTGACGGGCTATCTGGCTGATCCTGGCGATATTTCATCTATGACCGAAGCCATGCAGAATATTATTGATCAACCCATTCCTCCCGAAAATTTTGATAAAGTGGCCAAAGATATGAGTTGGGCCAGTTATGCCCGTTCCATAAAGAGCATGGCCGAGTCGATTAAAAATTAATTTCTTTTATTTTTCTTCAGGAAGATATCTAAATAAACCGGGAGGTGATCACTGATCCCGTTGTTGTATTTTTGTCCGATATAGGTCCGGTAAGGTTTAACTCCCGAATAACGTTCATCCGGTTCGAATAGGTGATCTGCACGGAAAATATGACAATGGCCTGCATTCGTTTGTATACTGTTTTTAGTAGAGAGTAAACTCCCTGAGACGATCATCTGGTCATAAACAAACCATCTGCCCTGATATTTTATAGTTCCTGTTTTTTCCCCGGTTTTATAAGCCGTTAGGTTGAAGAGATTGGCCATTTTATTTTGAGATGTATCCTGTAAAGCTTTCAGTTCTTTTAAGACACTTTTATCTGATGGATTATCATTCATATCTCCGGTAATGATTATATTGGCCCATGGGTTCCTGGCATAGATAGAGTCCACTTTTTCGCGTAATAACGATGCTGCCAGCATACGGGCCGGTTCGCTTTGGCGTTGTCCGCCGCTGCGCGAGGGCCAGTGGTTGGCGAAAATATGTAAAGTGTCGCTATTTCCGGCCAGCATTGTCGCATACACAATATCACGTGTTCGTTTCCGGTTATCGGGGAATCGGACACGAATGAATTGCTGGCGGATACATTTCAGATAATCATTTCTGTACAATATGGCGACATCGATACCCCGCTGGTCCGGAGAATCCTTATGAATAATGCGATAGGGATATTTCATGAGCGGCGTCCGTTTGGTCAATTCATCCAGGACAAACCTGTTTTCCACTTCGCACAAGGCGATCAGCGCTGGAGGATCCCATTCACCGACATTTGCAATAACACGGAATAATGCATTCCTTTTGGCCAGGTACCTGCTTTGTGTCCATCTCATCTGACCTTCAGGAGTGAATGGATTATCGTTGGTGGAGGGATCATTTTCCGTATCGAAAAAATTCTCCACGTTATAGAACATCAACCGGAGAAAAGTATTTCCCTGTTCATGGATTTTCTGGCTGTAACCAAAGGTAAAGGAGGAATAAAGAAATAAAAAGGACAAAATGATTTTTTGTCCTTTCATGAGATACTGCCTGGATGTATGTATCATAAATGATCAATCGCTTTTTCTCGATTCATCAATATTCTTAATTGTTTCACGTAAAAAGGCTTCAAATGGGACGGCAAATTCTTTCCGGCGTAATGCAAATTCAACGGTTGTTTTCAGAAAATCCATTTTGTTCCCTATGTCATAACGTTTTCCCTCGATAGTTGAAGAGATAATGTTCTCCTGTTTTAATAATAAACGTAAAGCGTCCGTTAATTGTATTTCATTTCCTTTTCCCTTAGCCGTTTTCTCAATTGCCGGAAATATTTGCGGTGTTAGCACATACCTTCCTGCGATAGCGAGATTGGATGGGGCCTTTTTTACTTCCGGTTTCTCCACCAATTCAGAGAGCTGCATGATCCGGTTGTTTAATTTCGTTCCACCTACAATGCCGTAGCGCGATACTTTATCATGGGGTACTTCTTCAACCGCAATGACACACTGATGGTACTGTTCATAAGCATCAATTAACTGTTGGGTTACCGGAATTACAGAATTGATGATCGTATCACCGAGTAATACCGCAAAAGGCTCATTCCCGCAATGGAACCGGG of Bacteroidales bacterium contains these proteins:
- the galU gene encoding UTP--glucose-1-phosphate uridylyltransferase GalU, which translates into the protein MVRKAVIPAAGFGTRFLPATKAQPKEMLPIIDTPTIQYVVQECVDSGIEDILIISGKGKRSIEDHFDRNFELETRIQEKEDEILYNQIRHIEDMANIHFIRQKELNGLGDAIYHARFHCGNEPFAVLLGDTIINSVIPVTQQLIDAYEQYHQCVIAVEEVPHDKVSRYGIVGGTKLNNRIMQLSELVEKPEVKKAPSNLAIAGRYVLTPQIFPAIEKTAKGKGNEIQLTDALRLLLKQENIISSTIEGKRYDIGNKMDFLKTTVEFALRRKEFAVPFEAFLRETIKNIDESRKSD